One window of the Dendropsophus ebraccatus isolate aDenEbr1 chromosome 12, aDenEbr1.pat, whole genome shotgun sequence genome contains the following:
- the LOC138769146 gene encoding speedy protein 1-A-like, translating into MARKRKRELIDLYEEETSMTTIMKRRKDTDLQPEEIVAFLNLLDDEDIQLFLAKDICLRISDKYLLAMTLAYFKRAGLTIEEYKEYFFASLYLANQFEEDEDFRYEIYAWALGRSWEWRKEELHDQRNYLLYRMDFRAWIDQTTCEEIMAQDPFHWAWMRQRRPHHSWAIRWWRRSAWEFKVQGPWGYPYSCARCRNIVLYPCRWKVVGNIVSQIDTAVDPGTSIEILD; encoded by the exons ATGGCGAGAAAGAGGAAGAGAGAACTGATCGACCTTTATGAAGAGGAGAC aTCAATGACCACCatcatgaagaggaggaaggacaCCGACCTGCAGCCAGAAGAAATAGTTGCATTCCTGAACCTGCTTG ACGACGAGGACATCCAACTGTTTTTGGCCAAGGACATCTGCCTTCGGATCTCGGACAAG TATCTGCTAGCAATGACCCTCGCGTACTTCAAGAGAGCTGGACTGACCATCGAGGAGTATAAAGAATACTTTTTTGCATCCCT TTATCTAGCGAACCAGTTTGAAGAAGATGAGGACTTCAGATACGAGATCTACGCGTGGGCCTTAGGAAGATCCTGGGAATGGCGGAAGGAAGAGCTGCACGACCAACGGAACTATTTGCTTTACCGGATGGACTTCAGAGCTTGGATTGACCAGACCACGTGTGAAGAG ATCATGGCACAGGACCCTTTCCACTGGGCATGGATGCGACAGAGGCGTCCCCATCACAGCTGGGCCATTCGTTGGTGGAGGAGGAGCGCATGGGAGTTCAAAGTCCAAGGCCCATGGGGTTACCCATATTCATGCGCTCGCTGCAGGAACATCGTTTTGTATCCATGCAGGTGGAAAGTGGTCGGTAACATCGTAAGCCAGATCGACACAGCAGTGGACCCTGGAACATCGATTGAGATCCTCGACTAA